A DNA window from Bdellovibrio sp. BCCA contains the following coding sequences:
- the trxA gene encoding thioredoxin has translation MGTFTTPVTDSSFETEVLNSSTPVLVDFWAEWCGPCRALAPKLEEVAQELGQKVKIVKVNVDENPGTPGKYGIRGIPAMLLFKGGSEIGQLVGNHPKDAILDFLNKNV, from the coding sequence ATGGGCACATTTACAACACCAGTCACAGATAGTTCTTTTGAAACAGAAGTTTTGAATTCTTCGACACCAGTCCTCGTAGATTTTTGGGCAGAATGGTGCGGACCTTGCCGTGCTTTGGCTCCAAAGTTGGAAGAAGTAGCTCAAGAGCTTGGTCAAAAAGTAAAAATCGTGAAGGTGAACGTGGACGAGAATCCTGGAACTCCAGGTAAATACGGCATCCGCGGTATTCCTGCGATGTTGCTTTTCAAAGGCGGCAGCGAAATCGGTCAGCTTGTAGGAAACCATCCTAAAGATGCGATCTTGGATTTTTTAAATAAGAACGTGTAA
- the lptF gene encoding LPS export ABC transporter permease LptF — translation MSIFYGKKAAQYIFFEMLPSFILGLLVFISIILMFQVLRLTEFALVHGVTLKTIAEIIGYVVISLLPVLFPMALLFSVLLTYGRLSQDSEIVAMKASGLPMGTLLMPALILATFVGIISAQMSFNIAPWGNRQFEVLYSRLANTKAGAVIKEGTFSEGFFDMVVYANEVNSDKGLLKKVFIYDEKSGDVPLTIIAKDGDIIPDPERPGHEVLLRLKNGEIHRQAKTHTKISFDTYDVHFSEPVNTDEKAKSPQSLTLEEVRHRLKEDLKDKDLERTLRTEYHKRWAITALCIVFAMIGVGLGTTTNRRAAKAGGMILCIGLIIFYWILYVAAEGAARSGSLPVAIAIWTPNLIFAILGAEALRRNWN, via the coding sequence TTGAGTATCTTTTACGGAAAAAAAGCCGCGCAGTACATTTTCTTTGAGATGCTTCCGAGCTTCATTTTGGGACTCTTGGTCTTTATTTCAATCATCCTCATGTTTCAGGTCTTGCGCCTGACAGAGTTCGCCCTGGTTCACGGTGTGACTCTTAAAACTATCGCCGAAATCATCGGCTATGTCGTGATATCACTTCTTCCTGTTCTTTTTCCTATGGCTTTGCTTTTTTCGGTACTTTTGACTTACGGTCGCCTTAGCCAAGATTCTGAGATCGTGGCGATGAAGGCCTCAGGTCTGCCTATGGGAACCTTACTGATGCCCGCTTTGATTTTAGCCACGTTTGTCGGAATTATTTCAGCGCAAATGTCGTTCAATATCGCGCCTTGGGGAAACCGACAGTTTGAGGTTCTTTATTCTCGTCTGGCGAACACAAAAGCGGGTGCCGTGATCAAAGAAGGAACTTTCTCTGAAGGTTTTTTTGACATGGTCGTTTACGCCAATGAGGTGAACTCTGACAAAGGACTTCTAAAGAAGGTCTTTATTTACGATGAAAAATCAGGCGACGTGCCCTTAACGATTATCGCCAAAGATGGCGATATCATCCCCGATCCAGAACGTCCCGGCCATGAAGTTTTGTTACGCCTTAAAAATGGTGAAATTCACCGCCAGGCGAAAACACATACGAAGATCAGCTTTGATACTTATGACGTGCATTTTTCTGAACCTGTTAATACCGATGAGAAAGCAAAGTCTCCACAGTCTTTAACTTTGGAAGAAGTTCGCCATCGCCTTAAAGAAGATCTGAAAGACAAAGATCTTGAGCGCACTCTGCGCACCGAATACCACAAGCGCTGGGCAATCACTGCACTCTGCATTGTCTTTGCGATGATTGGTGTGGGCTTAGGAACAACGACCAACCGTCGCGCGGCTAAGGCTGGTGGTATGATTCTTTGTATCGGTCTGATTATTTTTTATTGGATCCTGTACGTGGCTGCCGAAGGTGCTGCACGCAGTGGTTCGCTACCAGTAGCGATTGCAATCTGGACACCTAATTTGATTTTTGCAATTTTGGGTGCTGAGGCTTTAAGAAGAAATTGGAACTAG
- a CDS encoding DNA-processing protein DprA, which produces MNDLYSLSQLIKTHPLYTVHRDEIHHLYRTLGNAGNLHADSLMSGLKDHLPELFAAIQKNHALFKKHCEDSLKLKMQGVRLVCYGEELFPSQCYWMAEPPLTLSFLGSPAWLNERTLSVVGSREPSFESVQWMEKEFAPFCEKEKPCVVSGGARGVDQKSHSTALRKDATTVVVLPSGLGAMYPESLKEWISSVVDQGGCFLSEYAHEQRMHKHLFHHRNRLIAALGKATLLVEARKRSGTLITAQQAIQLGRAVWIVPGHPLDPHFAGSLDLLVEGAQLVRDAQDLSMFFNSELGDDKMSPAGIASAQESFHYL; this is translated from the coding sequence ATGAATGACCTTTATTCGCTCTCACAATTAATCAAAACGCATCCTCTATACACCGTGCACAGAGACGAGATCCATCATCTCTATCGAACTCTCGGGAATGCCGGAAATCTTCACGCTGACAGTTTGATGTCGGGACTGAAAGATCATCTGCCAGAACTGTTTGCCGCTATTCAAAAAAACCACGCGCTTTTCAAAAAGCACTGTGAAGACAGTTTAAAATTAAAAATGCAAGGCGTGCGGCTTGTCTGCTATGGCGAAGAACTTTTTCCATCACAATGCTATTGGATGGCGGAACCTCCGCTGACGTTAAGTTTTTTAGGATCACCGGCGTGGTTGAATGAACGAACGTTGTCGGTCGTGGGAAGTCGCGAACCTAGTTTTGAATCTGTGCAGTGGATGGAAAAAGAATTCGCTCCTTTTTGCGAAAAAGAAAAACCGTGCGTAGTGAGTGGTGGCGCCAGGGGAGTGGATCAGAAATCTCACTCGACAGCTTTGCGCAAAGACGCCACCACCGTCGTGGTTCTGCCGTCAGGTTTGGGTGCCATGTATCCTGAAAGCTTGAAAGAATGGATTTCGTCTGTTGTTGATCAAGGTGGATGTTTCTTAAGCGAATATGCGCACGAACAAAGAATGCACAAACATCTTTTTCATCACCGCAATCGTCTGATTGCAGCGCTCGGAAAGGCAACGCTGCTCGTGGAAGCGCGCAAGCGCAGTGGCACTTTGATCACAGCTCAACAGGCAATTCAGTTGGGCCGTGCGGTATGGATTGTCCCCGGTCATCCTTTGGATCCGCACTTTGCAGGAAGTTTGGATTTGCTGGTGGAGGGGGCTCAGCTCGTGAGAGATGCTCAAGATTTATCCATGTTTTTTAATTCGGAATTAGGTGATGATAAAATGTCCCCAGCAGGGATAGCGAGCGCTCAGGAGTCTTTCCACTACCTGTAG
- a CDS encoding LysM peptidoglycan-binding domain-containing protein, whose product MNKKFSVMLTLIFCALVAQAQDTPPDANWESDPLDVLEPQKTEIVEPTVPEFKEVGPGGHETTPAPPSEYAEPTVPMDIPAEPSVAPHETAPSTETAFGSSEPDYSREAEFHRIYKTYNEQPTSEESWEKAAGNRQAEIYQVQKGDTLSGISTTLFGDQFFWPKVWSLNKGQIENPHEIEPGMNVQFFAGSVDEAPTLEVTTTKEEKVVKEDGTEEVRKQTTKTVLPPPKKRAPLLKHLPDSLPLYRMGAVNEPPVEVQVELPKNQFPTGPEYLEYYINDTPVQGVGVITGTEMSMKTAGDYQYVFVRIDEGGGKEFVAQKNVTQVKDPQVKERQGYMVEIQGEIEILERVNDQKNVYRAIVKKAIQPLEVGSFLVPGKLPMIDPSVTALTSGVGAKIMGGQFDKKRTLFGSNSVVFLDGGSNQGLQVGQSLPIYADERIRNKKSEAVINDRVIGVVKIVRVSPNFATAYVSRATDDIVLGDYVGKAVTHAFNEQPVMEAPSKKESNDDFEKEFEESTPSNETAPAPDSGTDDSDLEL is encoded by the coding sequence ATGAACAAAAAGTTCTCCGTGATGTTAACTCTGATTTTTTGTGCGCTTGTCGCTCAAGCGCAAGACACACCTCCTGACGCCAATTGGGAATCTGATCCTTTGGATGTTCTGGAACCACAAAAAACTGAAATCGTAGAACCGACGGTTCCTGAATTTAAAGAAGTCGGGCCGGGCGGTCATGAAACTACGCCAGCGCCACCTTCTGAATACGCCGAGCCTACAGTTCCGATGGATATTCCTGCAGAGCCTTCAGTCGCTCCGCATGAGACAGCGCCAAGTACAGAAACAGCCTTTGGCAGCAGCGAGCCTGATTACTCTCGTGAAGCCGAGTTTCATCGCATCTACAAAACGTACAATGAACAACCCACTTCTGAAGAATCTTGGGAAAAAGCCGCTGGCAATCGTCAGGCAGAAATTTACCAAGTACAAAAGGGCGATACTCTTTCCGGAATTTCGACAACGCTTTTTGGCGATCAGTTTTTTTGGCCGAAGGTGTGGTCTTTAAATAAAGGACAGATCGAAAATCCCCATGAAATTGAACCGGGCATGAATGTGCAATTCTTCGCCGGAAGTGTGGATGAAGCTCCGACTTTGGAAGTCACGACAACCAAAGAAGAAAAAGTTGTGAAGGAAGACGGCACGGAGGAAGTCCGCAAACAAACAACAAAAACGGTTCTGCCCCCTCCAAAAAAACGCGCTCCTCTGCTGAAGCATCTTCCCGATAGTTTGCCGTTGTACCGCATGGGGGCCGTGAATGAGCCACCTGTCGAGGTTCAAGTGGAGCTTCCTAAAAATCAATTCCCGACGGGCCCTGAGTATCTTGAGTACTATATCAATGACACACCGGTGCAAGGTGTGGGTGTCATCACCGGCACAGAGATGTCGATGAAAACAGCGGGTGATTATCAATACGTGTTTGTGCGTATTGACGAGGGCGGCGGCAAAGAATTTGTTGCGCAGAAAAACGTAACGCAAGTTAAAGATCCACAAGTGAAAGAGCGCCAGGGCTACATGGTCGAAATTCAAGGTGAGATCGAAATTCTTGAGCGTGTGAACGATCAAAAAAATGTTTATCGCGCGATTGTGAAAAAAGCGATTCAACCTTTAGAGGTCGGATCATTCCTTGTTCCCGGAAAACTTCCGATGATTGACCCTTCGGTCACAGCATTGACGTCAGGTGTAGGTGCTAAAATCATGGGTGGGCAGTTTGATAAAAAGCGCACTCTTTTCGGATCCAACTCTGTGGTGTTCTTGGACGGGGGCTCGAATCAAGGTTTGCAAGTGGGCCAAAGTCTTCCGATTTATGCCGATGAAAGAATCCGCAATAAAAAATCGGAAGCAGTGATCAACGACCGCGTGATCGGTGTAGTGAAAATCGTTCGCGTGTCACCTAACTTTGCGACAGCTTATGTGTCTCGTGCTACCGATGACATTGTTTTGGGCGATTACGTTGGAAAAGCCGTCACCCATGCTTTTAATGAGCAGCCTGTGATGGAAGCTCCGTCGAAAAAAGAATCCAATGATGATTTCGAGAAAGAGTTTGAAGAATCAACTCCTTCTAACGAGACGGCTCCGGCGCCGGATTCCGGAACCGACGATTCTGATCTAGAACTTTAA